A stretch of Halichondria panicea chromosome 1, odHalPani1.1, whole genome shotgun sequence DNA encodes these proteins:
- the LOC135338715 gene encoding uncharacterized protein LOC135338715 isoform X3 has product MCKRGYKLKGPDHSHCNGKSSNATGRFRPYPPTCKLRRPSIFKQPEDEQFVEEGSSVKFRVKADGRNLIYQWFKDSEMIFDIDGVFSGTDSPVLYIENVTLAEVGRYAVNVSNDAGIDLSDIVTLLTTSSYMLNVSVNISEPTLEASEQSIEYVVSLGRIDGKRIRFIPRPLFVKLVSFGFPENVTEEGDDFDLGFHSFVFGPCRRRCIPPLLYKPGFISIRDDNDLEFDHEFYVGFDPEFVSLYGISLGEPEKIYIIDDEQLTVGVSFDQANYIIAEGNTLTVTGRLTRLTGQLKTNFFLTLKLDFDVDQVTNASEIMIFPDDLTINFLAGEDTNFTISLTVEDNNRFEGFHSFVISLPTDSDYIVPREDDNGNTTITISDFDDAVIQVSTMSLEGNEGTNLTDVICASLTVSSTNPILKDIEVSFELVAGIADASDYTAIGSLQTMFPVNSVPGSTPDACVTVSLIDDEILESTQEFSIILSSDNAQVSTDRIAVDIMDGEDITLRFTADEIIVKEGVDMYALFQLVMTNVPSGGLEGTIEYTVFVSPSGATLNQDYRSSRTVSLLFGTCGEITPQATLVGSLSTVGQVEIVNDEVLDSNSEDIGLFLLETGNFALLTIIILDDERATLVFESPSYTADEGSSVTLTLALRDIPADGLDDNVIVSLQTIDIGKTATGIDYAPPSFFQVTFLATTPSPTNMSQTFVIAILTDNVLEDLELFEVVVSDVNSLYVVCDSEADCTTQVVIEQEGSDLPSWNLLPATGTEGDTVAVCATLFGLPANGLECDFVLQLIISEETIPNTATEGEDFTPVGDFQIVFESTIPTMTTMRYAQINLTDDNTTEGDEIFFVTVSEVTPSFVLFASSNFTSVNIQDNDIVCDLSFVSTSYTVREDEGSVSVCVSISGVPSGGLAVDLVVEFSYLASDKTTSDVDFTPDYEVVFPAGLTGSGCIQCLDIAIMNDAMYEGDGQLFNVSFDENNLNVSFSGDSLATVYILEDASDVPAVSLNFDQLTVIEVEGVVSVCATISSVPAGGLNCPITLSLSATGTGDKPATDGEDYVLPGDFQIVFDTNVLSGDSECVNISITDDERVENEQEFVVMVTSISSQVELPGFTSVYITIEDDDTAVASFSPGGITVTESNFINATVCVELTSLPTGGLECDVDISLSPSSGSAALNEDYESFVLVITIPAGTSLSQPVCAYSVQLGIIDDQIVEDTQSFTLSLVTASPEGTVNSSGVLEINIMDDDYLFVDLQSSEYLLNEGKNVPVCVLFSSQLQRSVTVSSHYEDLTNLLRGEVRLGITGPLYLIGAGASSTNTVEPGMVCVSKNNKEDTVKEGTTLSVLRLNSSEMAVKIGCRQALFIETANDVVLAELVTLSPMVYENEGAVEICVQLDHLPVGSIVTVALTTQPLIATEDEDYLSLTATLEWHYDSPSVVQCVSVPIINDECVEEKEEVFTVSLSTEQACVQLGANLTTVTIQDDDVLVLDFRPVGVITESNGMVDTCIYVCDGQLKRNSSITVSFWNGTAQYPADFTRPLLSEEVVLTPNNTARWLCLLRMNVYCLRNHLLHWILWTMTVLTLPYPMSCMLYLRVMVLWRYA; this is encoded by the exons ATGTGCAAACGTGGGTACAAGTTGAAAGGTCCAGATCACAGTCATTGCAATGGCAAATCTAGTAATGCTACTGGAAGATTTCGTCCGTACCCACCGACTTGCAAAC TGCGTCGTCCATCAATTTTCAAGCAGCCTGAAGATGAACAGTTTGTCGAAGAGGGCTCGAGTGTGAAGTTCCGTGTGAAAGCTGATGGAAGAAATTTGATCTACCAGTGGTTTAAAGATTCCGAGATGATATTTGATATTGATGGAGTGTTCTCCGGTACTGACTCTCCTGTCCTGTATATTGAAAATGTGACTCTTGCTGAGGTTGGGAGGTATGCTGTCAACGTGTCCAATGACGCTGGCATAGATCTGTCAGATATAGTGACTCTTCTGACAA CATCCAGTTACATGCTCAATGTGAGTGTCAACATTTCTGAGCCTACGCTTGAAGCATCGGAGCAGAGTATTGAGTATGTGGTCAGTCTGGGAAGAATTGATGGGAAAAGGATCCGATTTATTCCAAGACCACTTTTTGTCAAACTGGTGTCTTTTGGTTTTCCCGAGAATGTGACTG AAGAAGGAGATGACTTTGACCTCGGTTTCCACAGCTTTGTCTTTGGCCCGTGTCGACGACGTTGTATCCCTCCATTACTGTACAAGCCTGGCTTCATTTCAATCAGGGATGACAATGACTTGGAGTTTGACCACGAGTTCTATGTTGGGTTTGACCCGGAATTTGTTAGCCTGTATGGGATATCACTTGGCGAACCTGAGAAAATCTACATCATTGATGATG AGCAATTAACTGTTGGGGTATCATTTGATCAAGCTAACTACATAATAGCTGAAGGGAACACCCTCACTGTTACTGGTAGACTCACCAGACTAACTGGACAGCTGAAGACCAACTTCTTTCTGACCCTCAAATTGGACTTTGATGTCGACCAAGTTACTA ATGCTAGTGAGATCATGATCTTTCCCGATGACCTCACCATCAATTTTCTGGCTGGAGAGGACACTAACTTCACAATATCCTTGACTGTTGAAGACAACAACAGGTTTGAGGGGTTTCACTCATTTGTCATATCTCTGCCAACTGACTCTGACTATATTGTACCAAGAGAGGACGATAATGGCAACACCACCATCACCATCAGTGATTTTGATG ATGCTGTAATTCAAGTGTCAACAATGAGTCTGGAGGGTAATGAAGGAACAAATCTGACTGATGTCATCTGTGCTAGCCTCACCGTCTCCTCTACAAATCCCATCTTGAAAGATATTGAAGTTTCCTTTGAGCTTGTCGCTGGAATAGCAG ATGCCAGCGACTATACTGCTATTGGCAGTCTCCAAACTATGTTTCCAGTAAACTCTGTTCCTGGTTCCACTCCAGACGCTTGTGTCACTGTTAGTCTGATCGATGATGAAATTCTAGAGTCCACCCAGGAATTCTCAATCATTCTCAGCTCTGATAATGCACAAGTCAGTACTGACCGGATTGCAGTGGATATCATGGATGGTGAAG ACATCACTCTTCGATTCACTGCCGATGAGATCATAGTCAAAGAGGGAGTAGACATGTACGCTTTGTTTCAGCTGGTAATGACTAATGTACCCTCTGGGGGCCTCGAGGGGACTATTGAGTACACAGTTTTTGTCAGCCCAAGTGGTGCAA CATTGAACCAAGACTACCGCTCTAGTCGGACTGTGTCTCTGTTGTTTGGCACATGTGGTGAGATCACCCCTCAGGCTACCTTGGTGGGATCACTCTCCACTGTGGGGCAGGTGGAGATAGTGAATGATGAGGTGCTAGATAGTAACTCAGAGGACATCGGGTTGTTCTTGTTAGAAACTGGCAATTTTGCGCTATTGACAATCATCATATTGGATGATGAAA GGGCTACACTTGTGTTTGAGTCTCCCAGTTACACAGCAGACGAGGGATCAAGTGTTACCCTCACTCTAGCACTAAGGGACATACCAGCAGATGGGCTGGACGATAATGTCATTGTTTCTCTACAGACAATTGATATCGGGAAAACTG ctaCTGGCATCGACTACGCTCCCCCTTCTTTCTTTCAAGTGACTTTTCTGGCCACTACCCCTTCACCCACCAATATGTCACAGACATTCGTCATTGCTATATTGACAGATAATGTATTAGAAGACCTTGAGCTATTTGAAGTGGTGGTATCGGATGTTAACTCTCTGTATGTGGTATGCGACAGTGAGGCTGACTGTACAACTCAAGTGGTCATTGAACAGGAGGGATCTGATT TACCTAGTTGGAACCTTTTACCAGCCACTGGTACAGAGGGTGACACCGTTGCAGTGTGTGCTACCCTGTTCGGGTTGCCAGCTAATGGTTTAGAGTGTGACTTTGTGCTACAATTGATCATCTCCGAGGAAACCATACCAAACACAG CTACTGAAGGAGAAGACTTCACTCCTGTTGGGGACTTTCAGATAGTGTTTGAGAGCACTATACCAACCATGACCACCATGAGATATGCTCAGATCAACCTCACTGATGACAATACCACTGAAGGAGATGAAATATTCTTTGTGACGGTGTCTGAAGTTACTCCATCTTTTGTTTTATTTGCTTCCAGTAACTTCACTTCTGTCAACATCCAGGACAATGACA TTGTTTGTGACCTAAGCTTTGTGTCGACCAGTTACACTGTGAGAGAGGATGAGGGTTCTGTCAGCGTGTGTGTCAGCATCTCCGGAGTACCCTCTGGTGGGCTGGCTGTGGACTTGGTGGTGGAATTCAGTTACTTGGCCAGCGACAAAACTA CTTCAGATGTTGATTTCACTCCCGACTATGAGGTAGTGTTTCCAGCTGGGCTAACTGGTAGTGGTTGCATTCAATGCCTAGATATTGCTATTATGAATGATGCTATGTACGAGGGAGATGGTCAGCTGTTCAATGTGTCTTTTGATGAGAACAATCTGAACGTTTCATTTTCTGGTGACTCTCTGGCAACTGTGTACATTTTAGAGGATGCTAGTGATG TGCCTGCCGTGAGCCTTAACTTTGATCAGCTGACTGTGATAGAGGTTGAAggagtggtgagtgtgtgtgccacCATTTCTAGTGTACCTGCAGGCGGTCTGAATTGTCCCATCACGCTCTCCCTGTCAGCAACCGGCACTGGAGACAAACCAG CCACTGACGGAGAGGACTATGTTCTACCCGGGGACTTCCAGATTGTGTTTGACACTAATGTCCTATCAGGTGACTCAGAGTGTGTCAATATCAGCATCACTGATGATGAGCGAGTGGAAAATGAACAGGAGTTTGTTGTTATGGTGACCAGCATATCATCACAGGTTGAGCTACCTGGATTTACTTCAGTGTACATCACAATTGAAGACGATGACA CTGCAGTGGCTTCCTTCTCTCCTGGCGGTATCACAGTAACTGAGTCTAACTTCATTAAtgctactgtgtgtgtggagctgACCTCTCTCCCTACTGGTGGATTGGAGTGTGACGTCGATATCAGCTTGTCTCCGAGCTCTGGATCAGCAG CACTCAATGAAGACTATGAAAGTTTTGTACTTGTCATAACTATCCCTGCTGGAACCAGTCTGAGTCAACCAGTGTGTGCCTACTCCGTCCAGTTGGGTATCATCGATGATCAGATTGTTGAGGATACTCAATCATTCACCCTTTCTCTCGTAACGGCCTCCCCTGAAGGCACTGTCAATAGTAGTGGTGTCTTAGAAATCAATATCATGGATGATGACT ATTTGTTTGTGGACCTCCAGTCATCTGAGTACCTCCTGAATGAGGGCAAAAATgttcctgtgtgtgtattgttctCCAGTCAGTTGCAGCGATCGGTCACCGTGAGCAGCCACTACGAGGACCTCACCAACCTACTCAGAG GAGAAGTAAGGTTAGGTATTACTGGCCCATTGTACctgattggagctggtgcTAGCTCCACCAACACAGTGGAGCCAgggatggtgtgtgtgtcaaaGAACAACAAAGAAGACACTGTGAAAGAAGGAACCACACTCTCTGTACTCAGACTAAACAGCTCTGAGATGGCTGTGAAGATTGGTTGTAGGCAAGCGCTGTTCATCGAGACTGCTAATGATG TCGTGTTGGCTGAGTTGGTCACTTTGAGTCCAATGGTGTATGAGAATGAGGGTGCGGTTGAAATATGCGTGCAGCTGGACCACCTACCAGTGGGAAGTATCGTCACCGTGGCACTGACAACACAACCTTTGATTGCTACAG AAGATGAGGACTACCTGTCATTAACTGCAACCCTAGAGTGGCACTACGACTCCCCCAGCGTGGTACAGTGTGTAAGTGTGCCCATCATCAATGATGAGTGTGTGGAAGAGAAAGAAGAGGTGTTCACCGTCTCTCTGTCCACGGAGCAGGCGTGTGTTCAGTTGGGGGCTAATCTGACAACTGTCACCATTCAAGACGATGATG TGCTGGTACTTGACTTCAGACCAGTTGGTGTTATTACTGAATCCAATGGCATGGTGGACACCTGTATCTATGTTTGTGATGGCCAACTGAAGAGAAATTCCTCCATCACTGTCAGCTTCTGGAATGGAACTGCTCAAT ACCCAGCAGACTTCACCAGGCCTCTTCTATCTGAAGAAGTGGTTCTCACGCCAAACAACACTGCCAGGTGGCTCTGTCTACTGAGGATGAATGTGTACTGTTTAAGGAATCATCTGTTACACTGGATATTGTGGACAATGACT GTGTTAACATTACCCTATCCCATGAGCTGTATGCTGTATCTGAGAGTGATGGTTTTGTGGAGGTATGCGTGA